Proteins from a genomic interval of Pseudomonas sp. RC10:
- a CDS encoding WbqC family protein: MARTIAVMQPYLFPYLGYFQLIAAADVFVLGDDLHYVRSGWVNRNRILHGDEARLISFPLKKDRFLLQINQRQLCEGFNEEAERLIRLITESYEHAPYFAQVMPLIERLIRFPQQNIALYAENALREMCAYLHIVTPIMRSSDLILGSPADKQERIIRIAHTFEATTFITPEGGSVVYDRDHFARNRLLVRFFRMGTVEYPQFGQPFVANLSIIDVLMFNCVEQVQHMLTQYQLDKHPPAADPGLLARPTLHPERVSTPTNRIAVE; the protein is encoded by the coding sequence ATGGCCAGGACCATCGCAGTGATGCAACCTTATCTCTTTCCCTATCTGGGTTACTTTCAGCTCATCGCCGCGGCAGACGTTTTCGTCCTGGGAGACGATCTGCACTATGTGCGTTCGGGCTGGGTCAACCGCAACCGCATTCTTCACGGCGACGAAGCCCGCCTGATCAGCTTTCCGCTGAAGAAAGACCGCTTTCTGTTGCAGATAAACCAACGTCAGTTGTGTGAGGGTTTCAACGAAGAAGCCGAGCGGCTGATTCGTCTGATCACCGAAAGCTACGAGCACGCGCCCTATTTCGCCCAGGTCATGCCGCTGATCGAGCGCCTGATCCGCTTTCCTCAACAGAACATCGCGCTCTACGCCGAAAACGCGCTGCGTGAAATGTGCGCCTACCTGCACATCGTCACGCCGATCATGCGCAGTTCGGACCTGATTCTGGGCAGCCCGGCGGACAAGCAGGAACGCATCATCCGCATTGCCCACACGTTTGAAGCGACGACGTTCATCACGCCCGAGGGGGGATCAGTGGTGTACGACCGTGACCACTTCGCGAGAAACCGCCTGCTGGTGCGGTTTTTCCGGATGGGCACGGTGGAATACCCACAGTTCGGGCAACCTTTCGTCGCGAATTTATCCATCATCGATGTACTGATGTTCAACTGCGTCGAGCAGGTCCAACACATGCTGACTCAATATCAGCTGGACAAGCACCCGCCCGCCGCCGATCCCGGACTGCTGGCCAGGCCGACGCTACACCCTGAGCGTGTTTCAACCCCGACGAACCGGATTGCAGTGGAGTGA
- a CDS encoding glycosyltransferase family A protein, with the protein MDAISKKTSVSPSAAPLVSIVCPAYNQQAYVAQTLEGFLMQETSFEFEILVNDDASTDGTARIIAEYVERYPTLIRPFYHETNQYSQGNSSVPRLFGQARGRYIAFCEGDDYWTDPRKLQIQVEFLENHPDYVLTYHDAIPFDTNGQYPIQLQGELRGDATALELQKARPISTLTTVFRNVFNSLPKELVTAPLNDLVWWSLLGAYGKGKFMAEIKPAMYRLHPGGVFSMRSNKRKLHMALQTSGALANYYNRLGNDELYEHFLMELIGYSLSAITPQRKVQTLLQVGRNFSTNIGKRLMTTFSKGHVQ; encoded by the coding sequence ATGGATGCTATTAGCAAAAAGACGAGCGTCTCGCCGTCCGCCGCACCCCTGGTCAGCATTGTCTGTCCAGCCTACAACCAGCAAGCCTACGTCGCTCAGACGCTGGAAGGCTTTCTGATGCAGGAAACGTCGTTCGAATTCGAAATTCTGGTGAACGACGACGCCTCCACGGATGGCACCGCCCGCATCATTGCCGAATACGTCGAACGTTACCCGACGCTGATCCGGCCCTTCTATCACGAGACGAACCAGTACTCACAAGGCAACTCGTCAGTGCCGCGCCTGTTTGGCCAGGCACGGGGCCGCTACATCGCTTTCTGCGAAGGCGACGATTACTGGACCGACCCGCGCAAACTGCAGATCCAGGTGGAGTTCCTCGAAAACCACCCCGATTACGTGCTGACCTACCACGACGCCATTCCCTTCGACACCAACGGCCAGTACCCGATTCAGCTGCAAGGCGAGTTACGGGGCGACGCCACGGCGCTGGAGTTGCAAAAGGCCCGGCCCATTTCGACGCTGACCACGGTGTTTCGCAACGTGTTCAACTCGCTGCCCAAGGAGCTGGTCACCGCGCCGCTGAACGATCTGGTCTGGTGGTCGCTGCTCGGGGCCTACGGCAAAGGCAAGTTCATGGCCGAGATCAAGCCCGCCATGTACCGCTTGCATCCGGGCGGTGTGTTCTCCATGCGCTCGAACAAACGCAAGTTGCACATGGCGTTGCAGACGTCCGGGGCACTGGCCAACTACTACAACCGCCTCGGCAACGATGAGCTGTATGAGCACTTCCTGATGGAGCTGATCGGTTACTCACTGTCCGCGATCACGCCTCAGCGCAAGGTCCAGACCCTGCTGCAAGTGGGCCGCAACTTCAGCACTAACATCGGCAAGAGACTGATGACGACGTTCAGCAAAGGTCATGTTCAGTAA
- a CDS encoding polysaccharide biosynthesis tyrosine autokinase → MTAMNRTSLDEVQDSRIDLATILRTLFDHKGMIASIVGVCVLIGLTYAVLATPIFQANAMIQIEPKKIGIEGRTEINAKPLSVSQATTEIELIKSRAVLGKVVEDLKLNIIQKPKYVPGIGGYMARHFKPDHEGEIASSLFGLDSYAWGGEKIDIFQLEVPDALLGEKMTMVIDKPETFSLYDEDHNKLLSGPVGQSVEGSGLKIQVAALTGRPGTEFTVIRQRTLTAALDYQDRLKIIEAGKDSGIVYLSIQDPDPVLAKRILNEVSRLYVRQNVERSSAEAAQRLEFLRSQLPAVRKQLEQSEIALNNFQTSAKSVDLSVETKSVLDQVVKLEGTLSDLKMKRVDVERLYTPEHPTYRGLMTQISQVEAQKAALLKKIETLPATQQELLRLTRDMQVTSQTYTLLLDKSQEQDILRAGSIGNVRVIDNADANVEEPVKPMRKIIVLVAALVGLLLAVATVFVRQAFYRGVDNPDVIENLGMPVYASLPFSRQQERMDKAGSRSGSKEPRLLSVSAPTELAIESLRSLRTSLHFAMLEARNNVLMISSPTPGVGKSFVSSNLAVIIAQTGKRVLLIDADMRKGYLHKLFNLTPKHGLSDTLAARLKSKEVINHTEVRNLDFISCGFAAPNPSELLMHDNFNKLITDLSPLYDLVIVDTPPILAVTDATLVGRQSGTCLLVTRFGLSTAKEIEACKRRLMHNGIVIKGAIFNGVLRKASTADYDCAAYGYDYTTVRK, encoded by the coding sequence ATGACCGCTATGAACCGTACTTCCCTGGACGAGGTCCAGGACTCCCGGATCGATTTGGCGACTATCTTGCGCACACTTTTCGATCACAAAGGAATGATTGCATCGATTGTCGGTGTCTGCGTCCTGATTGGACTCACCTACGCCGTCCTCGCCACGCCGATCTTTCAGGCCAACGCGATGATCCAGATCGAGCCGAAGAAAATCGGCATCGAGGGCCGCACGGAGATCAACGCCAAGCCGCTGTCGGTGTCCCAGGCGACCACCGAAATCGAACTGATCAAATCTCGCGCGGTGCTGGGCAAGGTCGTGGAAGACCTCAAGCTCAACATCATTCAGAAGCCGAAATACGTGCCGGGCATCGGCGGTTACATGGCCCGTCATTTCAAGCCTGATCACGAAGGCGAAATCGCCTCGTCGCTGTTCGGCCTCGACAGCTACGCGTGGGGCGGCGAGAAAATCGACATCTTCCAGCTGGAAGTGCCTGACGCGCTGCTCGGCGAGAAAATGACGATGGTCATCGACAAGCCTGAAACCTTCAGTCTGTACGACGAAGACCATAACAAGCTGCTCAGCGGCCCGGTCGGTCAGAGCGTTGAAGGCAGTGGCCTGAAGATTCAGGTCGCCGCCCTCACGGGCCGTCCTGGCACCGAGTTCACCGTGATTCGTCAACGCACCCTGACCGCCGCACTGGATTATCAGGACCGCCTGAAAATCATCGAAGCGGGCAAGGATTCGGGCATCGTTTACCTGTCGATCCAGGACCCTGATCCCGTGCTGGCCAAGCGCATCCTCAACGAAGTCAGCCGCCTGTACGTGCGTCAGAACGTGGAACGCAGTTCAGCCGAAGCCGCCCAGCGCCTTGAATTCCTGCGCTCGCAGTTGCCAGCGGTTCGCAAACAGTTGGAGCAGTCGGAAATTGCCTTGAACAATTTCCAGACCAGCGCCAAGTCCGTGGACCTGAGCGTGGAGACCAAATCGGTCCTCGACCAAGTGGTCAAGCTGGAAGGCACGTTGTCTGACCTGAAGATGAAGCGGGTCGATGTCGAGCGTCTGTACACCCCGGAGCACCCGACCTATCGCGGTCTGATGACCCAGATCAGCCAGGTTGAAGCGCAGAAAGCCGCGCTGCTGAAAAAAATCGAAACCTTGCCTGCCACGCAACAGGAATTGCTGCGCCTGACCCGCGACATGCAGGTCACTTCGCAGACGTACACCCTGTTGCTGGACAAGAGCCAGGAGCAGGACATCCTGCGCGCTGGCAGCATCGGCAACGTCCGGGTGATCGACAACGCCGACGCCAACGTCGAAGAGCCGGTCAAGCCGATGCGCAAAATCATCGTGCTGGTCGCCGCCCTCGTGGGTCTGCTGCTGGCGGTTGCCACTGTGTTTGTGCGTCAGGCGTTCTATCGCGGCGTGGATAACCCCGACGTGATCGAAAACCTGGGCATGCCGGTCTACGCGTCGCTGCCGTTTTCCCGTCAGCAAGAGCGCATGGACAAAGCGGGCAGCCGTTCAGGCAGCAAGGAGCCCCGCCTGCTCAGCGTCAGCGCGCCAACGGAACTGGCGATCGAGTCGCTGCGCAGCCTGCGCACCAGCCTGCATTTCGCCATGCTCGAAGCGCGCAACAACGTGCTGATGATTTCCAGCCCGACGCCGGGCGTGGGCAAATCGTTCGTCTCCAGCAACCTGGCGGTGATCATTGCCCAGACCGGCAAACGCGTGCTGCTGATCGACGCCGACATGCGCAAAGGCTACCTGCACAAGCTGTTCAACCTGACGCCCAAGCATGGCTTGTCCGACACCCTGGCCGCGCGGCTGAAAAGCAAGGAAGTGATCAACCACACCGAAGTGCGCAACCTGGACTTCATTTCCTGTGGTTTCGCGGCGCCCAACCCGTCGGAGCTGTTGATGCATGACAACTTCAACAAGCTGATCACCGACCTGTCGCCGCTGTATGACCTGGTGATCGTCGACACCCCGCCGATCCTGGCCGTCACTGACGCCACGCTGGTGGGGCGCCAATCGGGCACCTGTCTGCTGGTCACCCGGTTCGGCTTGAGCACTGCCAAGGAAATCGAGGCGTGCAAACGTCGCCTGATGCACAACGGCATCGTGATCAAAGGGGCGATTTTCAACGGCGTGCTGCGCAAGGCGTCCACCGCCGACTACGACTGCGCCGCGTACGGCTACGACTACACGACCGTTCGTAAATAA
- the rfaH gene encoding transcription/translation regulatory transformer protein RfaH encodes MSQADSPSSNPARWYLIQTKPRQEGRAQEHLQRQHFECYRPVKHGEKKRGSRGPSEEELFPGYLFIRMDQTNDNWYPIRSTRGVARIVTFGGMPIPVKDELIEQIRERLLAPLPKVAFQQGEAVRITAEGFNDVEAIFLTADGDERAVILLNLLHREQKVTLPVSSLSRMEARVS; translated from the coding sequence ATGTCTCAAGCCGATAGCCCTTCCAGCAACCCCGCCCGCTGGTACTTGATTCAAACCAAACCCCGCCAGGAAGGCCGGGCGCAGGAACATTTGCAGCGCCAGCATTTCGAGTGCTACCGACCGGTCAAGCATGGCGAGAAAAAACGCGGCTCTCGCGGCCCCAGCGAAGAAGAGCTGTTCCCGGGGTATCTGTTCATTCGCATGGACCAGACGAATGACAACTGGTATCCGATCCGCTCGACCCGTGGCGTGGCCCGTATCGTGACCTTTGGCGGGATGCCGATTCCGGTCAAGGACGAACTGATCGAGCAGATCCGCGAACGCCTGCTGGCGCCGCTGCCGAAAGTGGCGTTTCAACAGGGCGAAGCCGTGCGCATCACCGCCGAGGGCTTCAACGATGTGGAAGCGATCTTCCTCACGGCCGATGGCGATGAGCGTGCGGTGATCCTGCTCAACCTGCTGCACCGCGAACAGAAAGTGACCTTGCCGGTCAGCAGCCTGTCGCGGATGGAAGCGCGGGTCAGCTGA
- a CDS encoding glycosyltransferase yields the protein MTSKTTLVTLTYGDRFNYLHTLVSRSLESPLIDRVIIVSNASTSPLDTLRRTWPDQVSVIYMHENTGSARGYSVGIQAALDAGAEHIWLMDDDNAPTINAIATLHQVLEERKLIDGEEKAAVLGFRPTHQADIAAGVPKRFAIQRRSSFFGFHIAQLPYKIWRRLPWGAPQGAQGKLQMVELPFATYGGLLAHRNLYRKIGLPLDALMLYADDSEYTWRITAGGGRIFLVPDAVLDDLESSWNIKARTNNIYESFLLGGSDLRAYYGARNQAWFDKNVWANSSLLYSLNRWVFFRLLRLIAKRRGAEERLSLIEKAIRDGESGVLGLNQSYPL from the coding sequence ATGACCTCCAAAACGACGCTGGTGACGCTCACCTATGGTGACCGTTTCAATTACCTGCACACGCTTGTCAGCCGTTCGCTGGAAAGCCCGTTGATCGACCGCGTGATCATTGTCAGCAACGCGTCGACCTCGCCACTGGACACCCTGCGTCGTACCTGGCCGGATCAGGTCAGCGTGATCTACATGCACGAGAACACCGGCTCGGCCCGTGGTTACTCGGTGGGCATTCAGGCCGCGCTGGATGCCGGCGCCGAACACATCTGGCTGATGGACGACGACAACGCGCCGACGATCAACGCCATCGCGACGCTGCATCAGGTGCTCGAAGAACGCAAACTCATCGACGGTGAAGAAAAAGCCGCCGTGCTGGGTTTTCGTCCGACCCACCAAGCAGACATCGCCGCCGGTGTGCCGAAACGTTTCGCGATCCAGCGCCGGTCGAGCTTCTTCGGTTTCCACATCGCGCAGCTGCCTTACAAAATCTGGCGCCGTCTGCCGTGGGGCGCACCGCAAGGGGCTCAAGGCAAGCTGCAAATGGTGGAGCTGCCGTTCGCGACCTACGGCGGCCTGCTCGCCCACCGCAACCTGTATCGCAAGATCGGCCTGCCGCTGGACGCGTTGATGCTTTACGCCGACGACAGCGAATACACCTGGCGCATCACGGCAGGTGGCGGACGGATTTTCCTGGTGCCGGACGCGGTGCTCGATGACCTTGAAAGCTCCTGGAACATCAAGGCGCGCACCAACAACATCTACGAGAGCTTCCTGCTGGGCGGCTCCGACTTGCGGGCCTACTACGGCGCGCGCAACCAGGCCTGGTTCGACAAGAACGTCTGGGCCAACTCGTCGCTGCTGTACAGCCTCAACCGCTGGGTGTTTTTCCGGTTGTTGCGGTTGATCGCCAAGCGCCGGGGCGCCGAAGAGCGCTTGAGCCTGATCGAAAAAGCCATCCGTGACGGTGAGTCCGGCGTACTGGGTCTGAATCAGTCGTATCCACTATGA
- a CDS encoding low molecular weight protein-tyrosine-phosphatase, with translation MFSNVLVVCVGNICRSPMAEAMLRQRVRTGVVISSAGTHAMLSSTMDPLAKAVLQVNGVEAHRHRSRQIDRQMLYDADLILLMENRQMQSVLKLAPEVRGKTFLIGKWQHALEIADPYRRPKLAFEQTYEQLSRCVDDWLPYLQSGDPR, from the coding sequence ATGTTCAGTAACGTTCTGGTGGTCTGCGTCGGCAACATCTGTCGCAGCCCCATGGCCGAGGCGATGCTCCGACAGCGCGTACGCACAGGCGTCGTGATCTCGTCCGCCGGCACCCACGCCATGCTCAGTTCCACCATGGACCCACTGGCCAAGGCCGTGTTGCAGGTCAACGGCGTCGAAGCCCACCGGCATCGCAGTCGTCAGATCGACCGGCAAATGCTCTACGACGCGGACCTGATCTTGCTGATGGAAAACCGCCAGATGCAAAGCGTGCTCAAGCTGGCCCCCGAGGTACGCGGCAAGACGTTTCTGATTGGCAAATGGCAGCACGCACTGGAAATAGCCGACCCCTACCGGCGCCCGAAACTAGCCTTTGAACAGACCTACGAGCAGCTTTCGCGTTGCGTCGACGACTGGCTTCCTTATCTTCAGTCAGGAGATCCAAGATAA